The Bacteroidota bacterium genome contains a region encoding:
- a CDS encoding nitronate monooxygenase, with product MQIRNALTEILHLEFPMIMAPMFLVSNYEMMESAMKSGIMGTFPSLNFRKEGELEDLIIRLHKVKEEKKLSGNFGMNLIVQKSNPLYAKHLEIGVKNKVPFYITSLGNPKEVIEKAHAYGAKVFCDVTNIAHAQKCFDSGCDGFIAVGQAAGGHAGPNSLQVLIPSLHHHFPTIPVVAAGGIANGEAILSVLALGAAGVSVGTRFIASTEAKVNAAYKQAIVDSKMDDIVMTTKISGTPCTIINTPYAKKIGYTQNWLEKLLSTNKTTKKYFKMLVQIRGMKNLERSVKPANYDTLWCAGQSVELIDDILSCGQIVDRMKNETSSAFEALKQKYN from the coding sequence ATGCAAATTCGAAACGCTTTAACCGAAATTCTTCATCTCGAATTTCCAATGATTATGGCTCCAATGTTTTTGGTAAGCAATTACGAAATGATGGAATCGGCTATGAAATCTGGCATAATGGGAACTTTTCCAAGTTTGAATTTTCGAAAAGAAGGGGAACTGGAAGACCTAATTATTCGTTTGCATAAAGTGAAGGAAGAAAAAAAATTATCCGGCAATTTTGGGATGAATTTAATTGTTCAAAAATCGAATCCACTTTACGCAAAACACCTTGAAATAGGGGTTAAAAATAAAGTACCCTTTTATATCACTTCACTTGGCAACCCCAAGGAAGTCATTGAAAAAGCGCATGCTTACGGTGCAAAAGTTTTTTGCGATGTTACGAATATTGCCCATGCGCAAAAGTGTTTTGATTCGGGTTGTGATGGATTTATTGCAGTGGGTCAAGCAGCTGGTGGGCACGCCGGACCAAATTCATTGCAGGTACTCATCCCATCCTTACACCATCATTTTCCAACAATTCCGGTGGTAGCAGCCGGAGGAATCGCGAATGGTGAAGCTATTCTTTCTGTATTAGCATTAGGTGCCGCGGGCGTTTCAGTCGGTACCCGTTTTATTGCCAGTACCGAAGCCAAGGTAAACGCAGCATACAAACAAGCTATTGTAGATTCTAAAATGGATGATATTGTAATGACTACCAAAATTTCGGGCACCCCGTGTACAATTATAAATACGCCTTATGCTAAGAAAATTGGGTATACACAAAATTGGTTGGAAAAGCTTTTATCAACTAACAAAACCACCAAAAAATATTTTAAAATGTTGGTGCAAATTCGAGGTATGAAAAACCTTGAACGTTCAGTAAAACCTGCCAACTACGATACTTTATGGTGTGCCGGTCAATCGGTTGAACTTATTGACGATATCCTAAGTTGTGGTCAAATAGTTGACAGAATGAAAAATGAAACAAGCTCCGCTTTCGAAGCATTAAAGCAGAAATACAATTAA
- a CDS encoding ABC transporter permease: MEYEIKPHEKLSLGLRELWQYRELFYFFTWRDIKVKYKQTALGFVWAILQPFAMMLIFSVFFGSILKDPNDPTPYPVFVYSGLLLWNIFSSGLTGAGNSMVSNANIIKKIYFPRLIIPISSVLVSLFDFLMAFVVFIGLLIYYSTPINIFVFVPMLLLSLVITAISTFGIGSFLAALNIKYRDFRYVIPFLIQALFFLTPIIYPVSIASKYVFAKYLLALNPMYSAIELFRFSIMHKTLQPDLLLISGSTALLFFAAGLYYFRKTETYFADLA; the protein is encoded by the coding sequence ATGGAATACGAGATTAAACCACATGAAAAGTTGAGCCTTGGTTTGCGCGAATTATGGCAGTATCGAGAGCTTTTTTACTTTTTTACCTGGCGTGACATTAAAGTTAAATACAAACAAACTGCATTAGGCTTTGTGTGGGCAATTCTACAGCCCTTTGCCATGATGCTAATCTTTTCGGTCTTTTTTGGAAGCATTTTAAAAGATCCGAACGACCCAACCCCCTACCCTGTTTTTGTTTACTCCGGCTTATTGTTATGGAATATTTTTTCATCCGGTTTAACCGGCGCTGGAAACAGTATGGTGAGTAATGCCAACATTATTAAGAAGATTTATTTTCCAAGACTTATCATTCCTATTTCTTCTGTATTGGTTTCTTTATTTGATTTTTTGATGGCTTTTGTGGTGTTTATTGGATTATTGATTTATTATTCCACTCCTATTAATATTTTTGTGTTTGTGCCGATGTTGTTGCTGAGTTTAGTAATCACAGCCATTTCAACATTTGGGATAGGTAGTTTTTTAGCGGCTTTAAATATTAAATACCGAGATTTTAGGTATGTTATACCCTTTTTAATACAAGCGCTTTTCTTTTTAACGCCCATTATTTATCCGGTTTCCATTGCTTCAAAATATGTATTTGCCAAGTATTTATTGGCTCTAAACCCTATGTATTCGGCAATTGAATTGTTTCGATTTTCGATTATGCACAAAACGCTTCAACCCGATTTATTGCTGATTAGCGGAAGCACTGCATTACTATTTTTTGCTGCAGGATTATATTATTTTAGAAAAACCGAGACCTATTTTGCCGATTTAGCCTAA
- a CDS encoding insulinase family protein: MRKILTLTLLLSGAFVHAQEYLSLQSYKLDNGFSVYLLPDKNANSTYGAVAVNAGSKNDPADATGLAHYLEHLLFKGTTTMGTTNYEKEKPFLDSITIYYQQLGKTKDEVQRKQIKERINNQALQASKYGLPTEFHTLLSSIGGTAINAFTANDMTVYHNSFPGEQMNKWLDLYSDRFINPVFRSFQSELEVVYEEKNRASDNFQFELVTQLYKHLFPNHPYGTQTALGTTEHLKNPPIDRIYEFFNSYYVANNMALFLVGNFDVEVAKPLIQEKFSRLRNADVPVFPAYTPMQFTANEITKLRVTPVKVDIIGFKSIAVNHEDELALEVCNSLLFNESETGLLNILQQKGKVLGAFANSLHLKDDGAELMIIIPKIVGQSFGSAEKLVFAEIDKIANGDFSEDFLLRTKNELLKNFKTNMEDPEERGSNLLDVFNTGKSWESVLSYPERIERLSKQDIMAIAKKYYKKNYYAIHSKTGFPKKDKIDKPGFKPVITEQTEKSAYAKTFENKADASIQPKFIDFKNDAEKLELGKNNVLYRVANRYNDIATLEIKYYIGTNKMQNLELAAQILNESAPKGMTLEEFKESLSKLNCDLSFEVDDDFFIAQLKGDDSSIPAALALVNQLLKEPVASPDAKKNLEEGLKAAFKQEQKDPATMGLILRAYALYGANSDYKKRASLSAVKKMSVTEILTQVQEVKSYAASFHYCGKQAIEELGAAITGNFTLSDKGKPELSYTPTLPITKSTIYIVSDSKARQNQVYFSVLGENYSHDYDAQIKLLGQYLGGSFSGLILQEIREYRSLAYSAGGRFTKPVFESNPLLFTSFVGCQADKTNEAIEVMMKLLTDMPKYPARLKPFKTYALSTVSTNYPSQRERSEAIEAMQLKGFTEDPLENEFKTLNAIQFDDIYNYYEKNIKSHPIIITIYGDKSKIDMNKLKAIGEIIELKTEDIANY; the protein is encoded by the coding sequence ATGAGAAAAATTCTTACCCTAACCCTGCTGCTGTCAGGTGCTTTTGTGCATGCCCAGGAATACCTGAGCTTACAAAGTTATAAACTGGATAATGGATTCTCGGTGTACCTACTTCCCGATAAAAATGCAAACAGTACGTATGGTGCAGTTGCCGTTAATGCAGGCTCCAAAAACGATCCGGCAGATGCAACCGGATTAGCGCATTACTTAGAGCACTTGCTTTTTAAGGGCACCACAACAATGGGTACGACAAATTATGAAAAAGAAAAACCATTTCTGGATAGCATCACTATTTATTATCAGCAATTGGGAAAAACCAAAGATGAAGTTCAACGAAAACAGATTAAGGAACGCATCAACAATCAAGCCCTGCAAGCGAGCAAATATGGACTTCCTACAGAGTTTCATACATTGTTGTCATCCATTGGCGGAACAGCAATAAATGCATTTACGGCAAACGATATGACCGTTTATCACAATTCGTTTCCGGGGGAGCAAATGAACAAATGGTTAGACTTATACTCAGATCGCTTTATAAATCCGGTATTTCGTTCTTTTCAGTCGGAGCTGGAAGTGGTTTACGAGGAAAAGAATAGGGCATCTGACAATTTTCAATTTGAATTGGTAACCCAATTGTACAAGCATCTATTCCCGAATCATCCGTATGGAACGCAAACCGCTTTGGGAACAACTGAGCACTTAAAAAATCCACCGATTGACCGCATCTATGAGTTTTTTAATTCCTATTATGTAGCCAATAATATGGCTTTATTTTTAGTTGGGAATTTTGATGTAGAAGTTGCAAAGCCACTTATTCAGGAAAAATTCAGCAGGCTTCGAAATGCTGACGTTCCAGTATTTCCGGCTTATACACCCATGCAATTTACAGCTAACGAAATCACCAAACTAAGGGTTACTCCGGTGAAGGTTGACATAATTGGTTTTAAAAGCATAGCTGTAAATCATGAAGATGAACTGGCACTTGAAGTTTGCAACAGTTTACTTTTTAATGAAAGTGAAACAGGATTACTAAATATACTTCAACAAAAAGGAAAAGTATTGGGAGCATTCGCTAATTCTTTGCATTTGAAGGATGACGGAGCTGAGTTAATGATTATTATTCCAAAAATTGTTGGACAATCCTTTGGAAGCGCTGAAAAGCTTGTATTTGCAGAAATTGACAAGATTGCAAACGGCGACTTTTCTGAAGATTTTTTGCTGCGCACAAAAAACGAATTGTTGAAAAATTTTAAGACCAATATGGAAGACCCCGAAGAAAGAGGCAGCAATCTATTGGATGTATTTAATACCGGTAAAAGTTGGGAATCGGTGCTATCCTATCCGGAGCGTATTGAAAGATTAAGCAAGCAAGATATCATGGCCATTGCCAAAAAATATTATAAAAAAAATTATTATGCCATTCATTCAAAAACCGGGTTTCCCAAAAAGGATAAAATCGACAAACCTGGATTTAAACCTGTAATTACAGAGCAAACCGAAAAATCGGCTTACGCAAAAACATTTGAGAATAAAGCAGATGCTTCCATTCAACCCAAGTTTATAGACTTTAAAAATGACGCAGAAAAATTAGAATTAGGAAAAAATAATGTTTTATACCGTGTAGCTAATCGATACAACGACATTGCAACACTTGAAATAAAGTATTATATCGGCACAAATAAGATGCAGAACCTAGAATTAGCAGCACAAATTTTAAATGAATCGGCACCTAAAGGAATGACTTTGGAAGAATTTAAAGAATCGCTTTCAAAACTAAATTGCGATTTGAGTTTTGAGGTTGACGATGATTTTTTTATAGCTCAATTGAAAGGGGATGATTCATCCATTCCTGCAGCCTTGGCACTTGTGAATCAGTTGTTAAAAGAACCGGTGGCTTCACCGGATGCGAAAAAAAACCTGGAGGAAGGGCTTAAAGCGGCGTTTAAACAGGAACAAAAAGATCCTGCAACCATGGGGCTAATTTTGCGCGCGTATGCACTTTATGGGGCTAACTCGGATTATAAAAAGAGGGCTTCACTCAGTGCAGTTAAGAAAATGTCGGTTACCGAAATCTTAACTCAAGTGCAAGAAGTAAAGAGCTATGCTGCAAGTTTTCATTATTGTGGAAAACAAGCAATAGAAGAGTTGGGTGCAGCTATTACCGGTAATTTTACCCTCAGTGATAAAGGAAAACCTGAATTAAGCTATACTCCAACACTTCCAATCACTAAATCAACTATTTATATTGTATCGGATTCAAAAGCTAGACAAAATCAGGTGTACTTTTCGGTACTTGGCGAAAATTACTCCCATGATTACGACGCTCAAATTAAGCTTTTGGGGCAATATTTAGGTGGTTCCTTTTCGGGATTAATTTTGCAGGAAATTCGCGAATACCGCTCCCTGGCTTATTCAGCCGGTGGTCGATTTACAAAACCTGTTTTCGAAAGCAATCCCCTTTTATTTACTTCTTTTGTAGGTTGCCAGGCGGATAAAACAAATGAAGCAATTGAAGTAATGATGAAATTATTAACCGATATGCCAAAGTATCCGGCACGACTAAAGCCCTTTAAAACTTATGCCCTGAGTACTGTTTCCACTAATTATCCTTCTCAACGAGAACGAAGTGAAGCTATTGAAGCAATGCAGCTTAAAGGTTTTACTGAAGATCCGCTTGAAAATGAATTTAAAACTTTAAATGCTATACAATTTGATGATATTTATAATTACTACGAAAAGAACATTAAATCGCATCCGATTATAATTACCATTTATGGAGATAAATCGAAAATTGATATGAATAAGTTAAAAGCGATTGGAGAGATAATTGAACTTAAAACGGAAGACATTGCAAACTATTGA
- a CDS encoding long-chain fatty acid--CoA ligase, with translation MEVKRLFDSPYYQLEKFPKEDAFACKVNGIWKKYSTQEYIDLANKASLGLLEMGINAGDKIALISNNRPEWNIMDIAIGQLGAIVCPVYPTVSENDYKFIFNDAEVKYVLVSDAEILAKVNSIKQDVPSLKGIFSFTKMEGVNFWTEILDRAKPERMPEIEARKNAVKENDMATIIYTSGTTGNPKGAMISHKNLISNAQNCIERLPVGSDAKALSFLPLCHVYERMLTYLFQITGVSVYYAESMDTIGENIREVKPDIFAAVPRLIEKVYDRIIAKGSEQKGIKKALFFWAVNLGLRYEVNGANGWWYEFQLKIANKLIFSKWREALGGNVKAIASGSAPLQPRLARVFMAARIPVMEGYGLTETAVVVSVNCEKNNGVMFGSVGRAIQSVQVKIADDGEILIKSPSVMMGYYNRPDLTAEVIDAEGWFHTGDIGEIVNTDFLKITDRKKEIFKTSGGKYVAPQLLENKFKESKFIEQVMVIGEGKNFPAALVQPAFAFLKEWCERKEIAYSTNEEMIKNQDVIARIQEDIDTYNKDFGKWEQVKKIELVPSEWSIKTGELTPTLKLKRKFILEKNKDLVEKIYGKGI, from the coding sequence ATGGAAGTAAAACGATTATTTGACTCGCCCTATTATCAGCTGGAGAAATTTCCAAAAGAAGATGCTTTTGCTTGTAAAGTGAACGGTATCTGGAAAAAATACTCCACTCAAGAATATATTGACCTAGCAAATAAAGCCAGCTTAGGCTTACTTGAAATGGGAATTAATGCCGGCGATAAAATTGCTCTGATAAGCAATAATCGCCCTGAATGGAATATCATGGATATTGCAATTGGTCAGCTTGGTGCAATTGTATGTCCTGTATATCCAACTGTATCGGAAAATGATTATAAATTTATTTTCAACGATGCGGAAGTAAAATATGTGCTGGTTTCGGATGCTGAGATTTTAGCAAAAGTGAACTCAATTAAGCAGGATGTTCCAAGTTTGAAAGGAATTTTCAGTTTTACTAAAATGGAAGGAGTGAACTTTTGGACTGAAATTCTAGATCGCGCCAAGCCGGAGCGGATGCCAGAAATTGAAGCGCGCAAGAATGCTGTGAAAGAGAACGATATGGCTACTATAATTTACACTTCAGGAACCACCGGCAATCCTAAGGGTGCTATGATCTCGCACAAAAATTTAATCAGCAATGCTCAAAACTGTATTGAGCGATTACCGGTTGGAAGCGATGCCAAAGCACTTAGCTTTTTACCTTTGTGCCATGTATATGAGCGCATGCTTACCTATCTTTTTCAAATTACCGGAGTTTCGGTTTATTATGCGGAGTCGATGGATACTATCGGTGAAAATATACGTGAAGTGAAACCCGATATTTTCGCAGCAGTTCCTCGTTTAATTGAAAAAGTGTATGACCGAATTATTGCGAAAGGTTCAGAGCAAAAAGGCATTAAAAAAGCACTCTTCTTTTGGGCAGTTAATTTGGGATTGCGTTATGAAGTTAACGGTGCGAATGGCTGGTGGTATGAGTTTCAGCTTAAAATTGCCAACAAACTTATTTTTTCGAAATGGCGTGAAGCCTTAGGCGGAAATGTAAAAGCCATTGCTTCAGGTAGTGCTCCCTTGCAGCCGCGATTAGCGCGTGTGTTTATGGCAGCTCGAATACCAGTGATGGAAGGTTACGGGCTTACCGAAACCGCCGTTGTTGTTTCAGTAAACTGTGAAAAAAACAATGGAGTTATGTTTGGATCTGTTGGGCGTGCAATTCAAAGCGTACAAGTAAAAATAGCTGATGACGGAGAAATTTTAATTAAAAGTCCGAGTGTGATGATGGGCTATTACAATCGTCCCGACCTTACTGCTGAGGTGATTGATGCTGAAGGTTGGTTTCATACCGGAGATATTGGAGAAATTGTGAATACCGATTTTTTAAAAATCACAGACCGTAAAAAAGAAATTTTTAAAACATCAGGTGGTAAATATGTCGCTCCACAATTGTTAGAAAACAAATTCAAGGAATCTAAATTTATTGAGCAGGTTATGGTAATAGGCGAAGGCAAAAACTTTCCCGCAGCGTTGGTTCAGCCGGCCTTTGCTTTTTTAAAAGAATGGTGCGAGCGAAAAGAAATTGCCTACAGCACAAATGAGGAAATGATTAAAAACCAAGATGTAATTGCGCGCATTCAAGAGGATATTGATACATATAATAAAGACTTTGGAAAATGGGAACAAGTTAAAAAAATAGAGCTCGTTCCTTCTGAATGGTCTATCAAAACAGGAGAGTTAACGCCTACCTTAAAACTAAAGCGTAAATTTATTTTAGAAAAAAATAAAGATTTGGTGGAAAAAATTTACGGAAAGGGCATTTAA
- a CDS encoding RNA methyltransferase, translated as MLSKAQIQLAQRLQQKKFRQEEHLFLVEGTKIVEELLSSEYTIHSLFAVADWMQKNSLKPSMAGITCIEVTESELKKISALSTPNEVLCIVQMLKKEFSPDELINKLSIALSDVQDPGNFGTIMRIADWFGIEHVFCSPATVDLYNPKVIQASMGSFLRTKVIYTDLKSLLEVAKNNGMISYGAVLEGENLYSNSLTKNGIIVLGNESKGISQELIAAVERKIRIPSYAAHPVDSLNVSIAAAIICAEFRR; from the coding sequence ATGCTCAGTAAAGCACAAATTCAATTGGCACAGCGCCTTCAGCAAAAAAAATTCCGTCAAGAGGAGCACTTATTTTTGGTGGAGGGAACTAAAATTGTGGAAGAATTGTTGTCGTCCGAATATACTATTCATTCGCTTTTTGCTGTTGCAGATTGGATGCAAAAAAACAGTTTAAAGCCAAGCATGGCAGGGATTACTTGCATAGAAGTTACTGAATCAGAGCTAAAAAAAATATCTGCATTAAGCACTCCCAATGAGGTTCTATGCATAGTTCAAATGTTAAAGAAGGAGTTTTCACCGGATGAACTAATAAACAAGCTAAGCATTGCATTAAGCGATGTGCAGGATCCGGGTAATTTTGGAACCATAATGCGAATTGCAGACTGGTTTGGAATTGAACATGTGTTTTGTTCACCCGCAACTGTTGATCTTTATAATCCCAAAGTAATTCAGGCAAGCATGGGTTCTTTTTTAAGGACAAAGGTTATATATACCGATTTAAAATCCCTGCTGGAAGTTGCTAAGAATAATGGTATGATAAGTTACGGAGCGGTATTGGAAGGAGAAAACCTTTATTCAAATTCACTTACTAAAAATGGAATAATCGTATTGGGGAATGAATCCAAAGGCATATCGCAAGAACTGATTGCTGCTGTTGAGAGGAAAATTAGAATTCCTTCCTATGCTGCACATCCGGTTGATTCTTTAAATGTTTCTATTGCTGCTGCCATTATTTGCGCCGAATTCAGACGTTGA
- a CDS encoding GNAT family N-acetyltransferase: MNTSIELRLIVPEDNDVIASIIRASLSEFGANRPGTVYFDKATDNLYTLFQTEQSRYFVAVASNKILGGGGIFPTSGLPADTCELVKMYLLPEARGKGLGKMLINKCIEAAQEFGFKNMYLETLPELSQAVKVYEKSGFTYLDKPLGNSGHFGCDLWMLKKLDRE; encoded by the coding sequence ATGAATACCTCCATTGAGCTCAGATTAATAGTGCCTGAAGATAATGACGTTATCGCAAGCATTATACGAGCTAGTTTGAGTGAATTTGGAGCTAATCGACCGGGTACGGTTTATTTCGATAAAGCTACCGACAATTTGTATACGCTTTTTCAAACGGAGCAATCGCGCTATTTTGTAGCTGTTGCTTCAAATAAAATTTTAGGTGGCGGTGGAATATTTCCAACAAGTGGACTACCGGCAGATACTTGCGAGTTGGTAAAAATGTATCTCCTACCTGAAGCGCGGGGAAAAGGACTTGGAAAAATGCTGATAAACAAGTGCATCGAAGCAGCGCAAGAATTTGGTTTTAAAAATATGTACCTCGAAACCTTACCGGAACTCAGTCAAGCAGTGAAAGTGTATGAGAAATCGGGATTCACTTATCTTGATAAGCCCCTAGGAAACAGCGGTCATTTTGGTTGTGACTTGTGGATGTTGAAAAAATTAGACCGAGAATAA
- a CDS encoding BamA/TamA family outer membrane protein has translation MTGKYKKLLVCVGLSAALFLFSCNPARKLETDQYMMSSYIVKVDNRKIDADELENIVKQKPNKAIIRIGNHRYIRFHLWFYNFANNGKTRNYKNWLKNVIGEEPVILDTGLTQKSTAQLRLFLIKKGYFNAEVKDTTVYKKQQSWVTYKIKAGEPYHFRNYNYVIQDTAINRILFSDSAKTLVHKGDVYDEFVIEQERERITLLLRNNGYYYFLKEYVHFDADSALNSRQVDITAGIKNPEKKLPDSDKKIEVSHQKYSLNKVYILPDFIAKQKGRVFTDTSLFKDYYFLYNHKLKFRRSILIRPFFLIPGEIYRQRNVEETYKLMGNLRAFKYTNVVFEESKADSTSHLLNAFLQLTPSPRQSFSVAAEGTYNSGNFGVSGNLIYQNKNVFKGAEIFEIRLKGGLEVQNISTSTTSTGSAISQSLNPFNIYQIGPEFSLNFPRIIFPLPERILSRNIKPKTSILFSYNYQKRPEFFGTIANFSYNYNWKPFNKKYIRFTFTPSEINFVKVFLDTEFRDKLLLSGNPISLKRYDPLFVNSIQFNLIYNDQESTERKNFSYFRFDIETGGNIPTFYNQLTGTKKDEDGDYEKFGIKYAQYWKTNADYRFYKKTGALSKIVARTFIGFGQPYGNSKVLPFVKSFYGGGVNDIRAWRTRKLGPGSLPDSLESKFDQTGDMKIEFNLEYRYNVYKYLNAATFIDAGNIWLLKKDPAAPGANFTAQNFISDMALGAGFGLRFDFSFFVIRLDAAYPVYDPAYELGNRWLIKNPDLKEITVNFGVGYPF, from the coding sequence ATGACAGGAAAGTATAAAAAATTACTGGTATGTGTTGGCTTGTCTGCAGCGTTATTCCTATTTAGTTGTAACCCGGCTCGAAAATTAGAGACCGATCAATATATGATGAGCAGTTACATTGTGAAGGTCGATAACCGTAAAATCGATGCGGATGAGTTAGAAAATATCGTCAAGCAAAAGCCCAACAAAGCTATTATTCGAATTGGCAATCACCGTTATATTCGTTTCCATTTGTGGTTTTATAACTTCGCAAACAATGGCAAAACCAGAAATTATAAGAATTGGTTAAAGAATGTTATTGGCGAAGAACCTGTAATATTAGATACTGGTCTCACACAAAAATCCACGGCTCAACTTCGGCTGTTTTTAATCAAAAAGGGATATTTTAATGCGGAGGTCAAGGATACTACAGTATATAAAAAGCAGCAATCTTGGGTTACTTATAAAATTAAAGCCGGCGAGCCATACCATTTTCGAAACTACAATTATGTGATTCAAGATACCGCTATTAATCGGATTCTGTTTTCCGATTCGGCAAAAACATTGGTACATAAAGGTGACGTATATGACGAATTTGTTATTGAGCAAGAACGGGAGCGAATTACCTTACTGCTTAGAAATAATGGCTATTATTATTTTTTAAAGGAGTACGTGCACTTTGATGCGGATAGTGCTTTAAATTCAAGACAAGTAGACATTACTGCCGGTATTAAAAATCCCGAGAAAAAGCTGCCCGATTCAGATAAAAAAATAGAAGTTTCACATCAAAAATACAGTTTGAATAAGGTATATATTCTGCCTGATTTTATTGCCAAGCAAAAGGGGAGAGTATTTACCGATACAAGCCTTTTTAAAGATTATTATTTTCTTTACAACCACAAGTTAAAATTCAGACGCAGTATTTTAATTCGACCCTTTTTCTTGATTCCAGGCGAGATTTACCGACAACGTAATGTAGAGGAAACCTATAAACTAATGGGAAATTTACGTGCTTTTAAATATACCAATGTAGTTTTTGAAGAAAGCAAAGCCGATAGCACTTCCCACCTATTAAATGCTTTTTTGCAACTCACTCCATCACCCCGTCAATCCTTTTCTGTAGCTGCAGAAGGAACGTATAACTCCGGTAATTTTGGGGTCTCAGGAAACCTTATCTATCAAAATAAAAATGTATTTAAAGGGGCCGAAATATTTGAGATTCGCTTAAAGGGCGGATTGGAGGTTCAAAATATTAGTACCAGCACAACCTCAACCGGAAGTGCTATTTCACAATCCCTCAATCCTTTTAATATCTATCAAATTGGTCCCGAATTCTCACTCAATTTTCCCCGCATCATTTTCCCCTTACCGGAACGAATTTTATCGCGGAATATTAAGCCAAAAACATCCATTTTATTTTCCTATAATTATCAAAAGCGACCTGAGTTTTTTGGCACAATAGCTAACTTTTCCTACAACTATAATTGGAAACCGTTTAATAAAAAATACATTCGATTTACCTTTACTCCGTCGGAGATTAATTTTGTGAAAGTGTTTTTAGATACTGAGTTTCGGGATAAACTTTTACTATCGGGTAACCCAATTAGTTTAAAACGTTACGACCCCTTGTTTGTGAATTCCATCCAGTTTAATTTGATTTACAACGATCAGGAATCAACTGAACGAAAAAACTTCTCTTACTTTAGATTTGATATTGAAACAGGAGGTAACATTCCAACCTTTTATAATCAACTCACCGGTACAAAAAAGGATGAGGACGGCGACTATGAAAAGTTTGGAATTAAGTACGCACAATATTGGAAAACCAATGCTGATTACCGCTTCTATAAAAAAACTGGAGCGCTAAGTAAAATTGTGGCAAGAACATTCATCGGTTTCGGTCAGCCTTATGGCAATTCCAAAGTCTTACCTTTTGTAAAAAGTTTTTATGGGGGAGGAGTGAACGATATTCGTGCCTGGCGAACACGTAAATTGGGACCTGGCTCCTTACCCGATTCGCTCGAAAGCAAGTTTGACCAAACAGGGGATATGAAAATTGAGTTTAATCTTGAGTACCGTTACAACGTGTACAAATATTTAAATGCTGCAACTTTTATTGATGCTGGAAATATTTGGCTTTTGAAAAAGGATCCGGCTGCACCAGGGGCAAATTTTACGGCTCAAAATTTTATTTCCGATATGGCGCTGGGCGCAGGTTTCGGACTTCGATTCGATTTCTCGTTTTTTGTAATTCGTCTGGATGCTGCCTATCCGGTGTATGATCCTGCTTACGAATTGGGAAATCGTTGGCTCATAAAAAATCCAGACTTAAAAGAAATCACTGTAAACTTTGGAGTCGGTTACCCATTCTAA